In the Phaeobacter gallaeciensis genome, one interval contains:
- a CDS encoding aspartate aminotransferase family protein: MSNLFYQGRGRKPVLEQARGVYMWDKDGRRYLDGSSGAMVCNIGHSNENVLAAMQRQMEKSTFGYRLHFETEASEQLAARLAGRMPKGLNKVFFVSGGSEAVESGMKMARQYALATGQDSRWKVISRSPSYHGCTLGALAVTGYTTLSQPFAPMMREMPKVPAPRAYLDGLDPNDRETGLHYADMLEAKILAEGADSVLAFILEPVGGASTGALVPPLGYMERIREICDRYGVLLIMDEVMTGAGRTGTFLGCEHWNAQPDIVVMSKGIGSGYVPLGAMIADERLVDPVLDAGGFAHGFTYAGNPLACAAGLAVVDEIEAQDLCRNATEMGDKLIARLHGLMQKHEIIGDVRGKGLLTAFEFMSDRDTKAPLPKGLNAYQRFVDIAYDKGLIVYSRRTRDGVEGDHILVCPPLIVNDTHLDEIIEGLDASLVQFTDEIHPALKVG, encoded by the coding sequence ATGAGCAATCTTTTCTATCAGGGCCGAGGCCGCAAACCGGTGCTGGAACAGGCCCGTGGGGTCTATATGTGGGACAAGGATGGCAGGCGCTATCTGGATGGCTCATCCGGGGCGATGGTCTGCAACATCGGGCATTCCAATGAAAACGTGCTGGCCGCGATGCAGCGGCAGATGGAGAAATCCACCTTCGGCTATCGGTTGCATTTCGAAACCGAAGCCTCTGAACAACTGGCTGCACGTCTGGCCGGGCGCATGCCCAAGGGTCTGAATAAGGTGTTCTTCGTGTCTGGCGGCTCGGAAGCGGTGGAAAGCGGGATGAAGATGGCCCGCCAATACGCTCTGGCCACCGGGCAGGACAGCCGCTGGAAGGTGATCTCGCGCAGCCCGTCCTATCATGGTTGCACCCTGGGGGCGCTGGCCGTCACCGGCTATACCACCCTGTCGCAGCCTTTTGCGCCGATGATGCGCGAAATGCCAAAGGTGCCCGCGCCGCGCGCCTATCTGGATGGTCTCGACCCGAACGACAGGGAAACCGGTCTGCATTACGCCGACATGCTGGAGGCGAAGATCCTCGCCGAAGGAGCGGACAGCGTTCTTGCCTTTATTCTGGAACCGGTCGGGGGCGCCTCCACGGGCGCGCTGGTGCCGCCGCTCGGATATATGGAGCGGATCCGCGAGATCTGTGATCGCTATGGCGTGCTGCTGATCATGGATGAAGTCATGACCGGCGCCGGGCGCACGGGGACCTTCCTTGGCTGTGAGCACTGGAATGCACAGCCCGATATCGTGGTGATGTCCAAGGGCATCGGCTCGGGCTATGTGCCGCTGGGCGCGATGATCGCCGATGAACGTCTGGTCGACCCGGTGCTGGATGCGGGCGGCTTTGCCCATGGGTTTACCTATGCCGGCAATCCGCTGGCCTGCGCTGCTGGTCTGGCCGTGGTGGATGAGATCGAGGCACAGGACCTGTGCCGGAACGCCACCGAGATGGGCGACAAGCTGATCGCACGCCTGCACGGGCTGATGCAGAAGCACGAAATCATCGGCGATGTGCGCGGCAAAGGGCTGCTCACCGCCTTTGAATTCATGTCGGACCGCGACACCAAGGCGCCGCTGCCCAAGGGGTTGAACGCCTATCAGCGGTTCGTCGATATTGCCTATGATAAGGGGCTGATCGTTTATTCCCGCCGCACCCGCGATGGGGTGGAGGGCGATCATATCCTCGTCTGTCCGCCGCTGATCGTGAATGACACCCATCTGGATGAGATCATCGAAGGCCTTGATGCCTCGCTGGTCCAGTTCACCGATGAAATACACCCCGCACTGAAAGTCGGCTGA
- a CDS encoding histone deacetylase family protein: MKAVFDERQWNHDPKHFMANGAILPNPEQPKRIEVLHAGAVAAGCSFQAPQDAGLGPIAALHSAEYLTFLENIYTRWQRIPGAGEEVIPNIHPAARTDGYPKSAVGQAGFHQADTACPIAEGTWEAAYWSAQSAVTGADLILGGERSAYVLSRPPGHHAFGDLAGGFCFLNNSGIAAERLRAAGLRPAILDVDVHHGNGTQGIFYRRDDVLTVSIHADPARFYPFFWGHAQERGEGQGLGYNLNLPLSRGTGDEDYLKTLATALQRVKSFGTDVLVVALGLDASIDDPFEGLAVTKEGFARIGAAIAATGLPVLFVQEGGYLSDSLGENLTRTLTGFQEEA; encoded by the coding sequence ATGAAAGCGGTTTTTGACGAACGCCAGTGGAACCACGATCCAAAGCATTTCATGGCGAACGGCGCCATTCTACCCAATCCGGAACAACCGAAGCGGATCGAGGTTCTGCATGCAGGCGCAGTGGCAGCCGGGTGCAGCTTTCAGGCGCCTCAGGATGCCGGTCTTGGCCCGATTGCAGCGCTGCATTCGGCGGAGTACCTGACCTTTCTGGAGAACATCTATACCCGCTGGCAGCGTATTCCCGGAGCCGGTGAAGAGGTCATTCCCAACATCCACCCTGCAGCCCGGACCGACGGGTATCCCAAATCCGCCGTGGGACAGGCTGGGTTCCACCAAGCCGATACCGCCTGCCCGATTGCCGAAGGCACCTGGGAGGCGGCCTATTGGTCGGCACAATCGGCTGTCACCGGCGCCGATCTGATCCTTGGCGGCGAACGCTCGGCATATGTGCTGTCGCGCCCGCCGGGGCACCATGCCTTTGGCGATCTGGCGGGGGGCTTTTGCTTTCTCAACAATTCCGGCATCGCGGCAGAGCGGCTGCGCGCCGCTGGCCTGCGCCCGGCCATCTTGGATGTGGACGTGCACCACGGCAACGGCACCCAGGGTATCTTCTACCGTCGTGACGATGTGCTGACTGTCTCGATCCATGCGGATCCGGCGCGGTTCTACCCGTTCTTCTGGGGCCATGCACAGGAACGCGGTGAAGGTCAGGGGCTGGGTTATAACCTAAACCTGCCCCTGTCGCGCGGCACCGGGGACGAGGATTACCTGAAAACCCTGGCCACCGCCCTTCAGCGTGTGAAAAGCTTTGGCACTGATGTGCTGGTCGTGGCGCTGGGGCTGGATGCCTCGATTGACGATCCCTTCGAGGGGCTGGCGGTGACCAAAGAGGGCTTTGCCCGCATCGGCGCGGCGATTGCGGCCACCGGCCTGCCGGTTCTCTTTGTGCAGGAGGGAGGCTACCTCTCCGACTCGCTTGGCGAAAACCTGACACGAACCCTCACCGGGTTTCAGGAGGAAGCGTGA
- a CDS encoding RidA family protein: protein MTEITRKHTGPRMSQIVTHGDTIYLAGQVGTAGASVAQQTKDCLEQIDTLLAEAGSDKTRILQTVIWLADMKDFAEMNEVWDAWVPEGHTPARACGEAKLATPDFLVEFIVTAAKA from the coding sequence ATGACCGAAATTACCCGCAAACACACCGGCCCCCGCATGAGCCAGATCGTCACCCATGGTGACACCATTTATCTGGCCGGTCAGGTCGGCACCGCTGGCGCCAGCGTCGCGCAGCAGACCAAGGATTGTCTTGAGCAGATCGACACACTCCTCGCCGAAGCTGGAAGCGACAAGACCCGGATCCTGCAGACGGTGATCTGGCTGGCTGACATGAAGGACTTTGCCGAAATGAATGAAGTCTGGGACGCTTGGGTGCCCGAAGGCCACACGCCTGCACGCGCCTGCGGCGAAGCCAAGCTGGCCACCCCAGACTTCCTGGTCGAGTTCATCGTGACCGCGGCCAAGGCCTGA
- a CDS encoding NAD(P)/FAD-dependent oxidoreductase — MSANFDVIVIGGGIAGISAAAELARDMSVLVLEAEPQTGYHATGRSAAIFIRNYGNDTLRALNAASAPVLEAPEGISDRSLLSPRGEMLVADESELPALETYAAGAVGLERLSPEQAVELVPILRPERIAGALIEWDAQDIDVDRMLAGYASLLKRRAGQIVTGARVSALTHAGQDWRVQAGDDTYTAPIVINAAGAWASQVAALAGALPVNVAPLRRSAAILPAPEGYDPTGWPLFASAAENWYAKPEAGKLMVSPADEDPVEPHDAWADDMVLAEGLYRFEQAVTVPVTRVETSWAGLRSFAPDRTPVVGFDPRADGFFWLAGQGGYGVQTAPALAALTVALCRGATPAIEPEVVAALSPARFDG; from the coding sequence GTGAGCGCGAACTTTGATGTCATCGTGATCGGCGGCGGGATCGCCGGGATTTCGGCAGCTGCTGAACTGGCCCGCGATATGTCGGTGCTGGTTCTGGAGGCAGAGCCGCAGACCGGCTATCACGCCACCGGCCGGTCGGCGGCCATCTTCATCCGCAACTACGGCAATGACACGCTGCGTGCCCTCAACGCGGCCTCGGCGCCGGTGCTGGAAGCGCCGGAAGGTATTTCGGATCGCTCACTCTTGTCGCCGCGCGGCGAGATGCTGGTGGCCGACGAAAGCGAACTGCCCGCGCTTGAGACTTATGCGGCAGGCGCTGTCGGGCTGGAGCGGTTGTCACCAGAGCAAGCGGTTGAATTGGTTCCCATCTTGCGCCCCGAACGGATTGCGGGTGCGCTGATTGAATGGGATGCGCAGGATATCGACGTTGACCGGATGCTGGCGGGCTATGCCAGCCTGTTGAAACGGCGGGCCGGCCAGATCGTGACCGGGGCGCGGGTCAGCGCATTGACCCATGCAGGTCAGGATTGGCGGGTGCAGGCGGGTGATGACACATATACTGCGCCCATTGTGATCAATGCTGCCGGGGCCTGGGCGTCGCAGGTTGCGGCGCTGGCGGGAGCCCTGCCAGTCAATGTGGCACCGCTGCGCCGCTCTGCCGCGATCCTGCCTGCCCCCGAAGGCTATGATCCCACAGGCTGGCCGCTTTTCGCCTCGGCCGCGGAAAACTGGTACGCCAAGCCAGAGGCGGGCAAGCTGATGGTCTCGCCCGCCGATGAAGACCCGGTCGAGCCGCATGATGCCTGGGCCGATGACATGGTGCTCGCCGAAGGGCTTTACCGGTTCGAGCAGGCGGTGACCGTCCCGGTGACGCGGGTCGAAACCTCCTGGGCGGGCCTGCGCAGCTTCGCGCCCGATCGGACCCCGGTTGTCGGTTTCGATCCCCGGGCGGATGGTTTCTTCTGGCTGGCCGGGCAGGGCGGCTACGGGGTGCAGACAGCTCCGGCGCTGGCCGCTCTCACGGTTGCATTGTGCAGGGGCGCGACACCCGCTATCGAACCCGAAGTTGTCGCGGCGCTCAGCCCGGCACGCTTTGACGGATGA
- a CDS encoding ABC transporter permease, with translation MSVEKREARQPWILLFPALSAVTLLLFVPLLFILVYSFWLRTATGADVAGFYLDNWQEALSDPFYRDILISTLRIAAITTVACALMGYPSAYFIARSQGNKAVLLLLLMLPFWISYIIRTMSWINILGVSGAFNSALLALGIIDEPIQMLYNEVTVILGLVHFLLPFMILNIFVSLDGIDTNLENAANSLGATRWQAFLQVTLPLSLPGLAAGGLLCFVLGAGTYITPLVLGGPRDAMFANLVFEAIITQLNWPLGSALSLMLLAVLGALVMIYNRYLGMAQLMKGLG, from the coding sequence ATGTCCGTCGAAAAACGAGAGGCGCGTCAGCCTTGGATTCTGCTGTTCCCCGCCCTGTCTGCGGTGACGCTGTTACTGTTCGTCCCGCTGCTGTTTATTCTGGTCTACAGTTTCTGGCTGCGCACCGCCACCGGCGCCGATGTGGCGGGTTTCTACCTTGATAACTGGCAAGAGGCGCTGAGCGATCCTTTCTACCGGGATATTCTGATCAGTACCCTGCGCATTGCGGCGATCACCACCGTGGCCTGCGCCCTGATGGGGTACCCTTCGGCCTATTTCATTGCCCGTTCGCAGGGCAATAAGGCGGTGCTCTTGCTGCTTTTGATGCTGCCCTTCTGGATCAGCTACATCATCCGCACGATGAGCTGGATCAACATTCTGGGTGTATCTGGCGCCTTCAACTCGGCGCTGCTGGCGCTGGGCATCATCGATGAGCCGATTCAGATGCTCTATAACGAGGTGACGGTCATTCTGGGTCTGGTGCACTTCCTGCTGCCCTTCATGATTCTCAATATCTTCGTTAGCCTCGACGGCATCGATACCAATCTTGAAAACGCCGCCAATTCTCTGGGCGCGACCCGCTGGCAGGCGTTCCTGCAAGTCACCCTGCCGCTATCGCTGCCGGGTTTGGCCGCCGGTGGTCTGCTTTGCTTCGTGCTGGGCGCGGGCACATATATCACCCCGCTGGTTCTGGGCGGGCCGCGCGATGCCATGTTCGCCAACCTCGTGTTCGAAGCCATCATTACCCAGCTGAACTGGCCTCTTGGCTCGGCCCTGTCGCTGATGCTTCTGGCGGTGCTTGGGGCGCTGGTGATGATCTATAACCGCTACCTGGGCATGGCCCAGCTGATGAAGGGGCTGGGCTGA
- a CDS encoding 3-keto-5-aminohexanoate cleavage protein, which produces MSKILITCAITGSIHTPSMSPYLPVTADEITEHALGAAEAGAAVLHLHARDPETGQPSASSEHFKAFLPRIKQASDAVLNISTGGSAVMTLEDRLAAPKMAEPEMCSLNMGTMNFALYPAAERITEWKHDWEKPFLENSDDLVFKNTPRDMARILTEIGQERGARFEFECYDVSHLYMLKHFVDRGLVKAPLFIQFVFGVLGGIGPDPENLTHMKLIADKLFGDSYMFSVLAAGRHQMPLITMGAAMGGHVRVGLEDSLMISRGQLAKTNAEQVTKIRRIVEDLGREVASPDEARQMLALKGADRTAI; this is translated from the coding sequence ATGTCCAAGATTCTGATCACCTGCGCCATCACCGGTTCGATTCATACGCCGTCGATGTCGCCCTATCTGCCGGTGACGGCGGATGAGATCACCGAGCACGCGCTGGGCGCGGCAGAGGCAGGCGCAGCTGTTCTGCACCTGCACGCGCGCGATCCCGAAACCGGTCAGCCCTCGGCCAGCAGCGAACATTTCAAGGCGTTTCTGCCCCGCATCAAGCAGGCCAGCGACGCGGTGCTGAATATCTCGACCGGGGGCAGCGCCGTGATGACGCTGGAGGACCGGCTGGCAGCCCCCAAGATGGCCGAGCCGGAGATGTGCAGCCTCAACATGGGCACGATGAACTTCGCGCTTTACCCGGCGGCCGAGCGGATCACCGAATGGAAACACGACTGGGAAAAGCCGTTCCTGGAAAACTCGGATGATCTGGTGTTCAAGAACACACCGCGCGACATGGCGCGGATCCTGACCGAGATCGGCCAAGAGCGCGGCGCTCGGTTCGAGTTCGAATGCTATGATGTCAGCCATCTTTATATGCTGAAACATTTCGTGGACCGGGGCCTCGTGAAGGCGCCGCTGTTCATTCAGTTCGTATTCGGTGTTCTGGGCGGTATCGGGCCGGATCCGGAGAACCTCACCCATATGAAACTGATCGCCGACAAGCTGTTTGGCGATAGCTATATGTTCTCGGTGCTGGCAGCGGGTCGCCACCAGATGCCGCTGATCACCATGGGGGCGGCGATGGGCGGCCACGTGCGGGTCGGGCTGGAAGACAGTCTGATGATTTCCCGTGGGCAGCTGGCCAAGACCAATGCCGAGCAGGTGACCAAGATCCGCCGCATCGTCGAGGACCTGGGCCGCGAGGTCGCCAGCCCCGACGAAGCACGCCAGATGCTGGCCCTGAAGGGCGCGGACCGGACCGCGATCTGA
- a CDS encoding ABC transporter permease: MGWSLIRGWAVLVYIFMFLPVAVVVLLSFNASQFGNFPMTGFSFRWFVELAGNDAILRAFRTSIILGLLTALISTTLGVLASLALVRYRVPGANAISTLLIAPILVPEVVLAVALLLFLNFLGINKSFGLLLAGHVIFTLPFVILVVQARLVSIKRDVEEAAMSLGASPVQTFFQVTLPLMLPAVLAGGLFAFTISFDDITGTLFWKPGGVETVPTQIFAMLRNSISPEINALGTVMIVMTVGLPLLGAAIARAMARKSGT, from the coding sequence ATGGGCTGGAGCCTGATCCGGGGCTGGGCTGTCCTCGTCTATATCTTCATGTTCCTGCCAGTGGCCGTGGTTGTGCTGCTCAGCTTTAACGCTAGCCAGTTTGGCAATTTCCCGATGACCGGATTTTCCTTCCGTTGGTTCGTGGAACTGGCAGGGAACGATGCGATCCTGCGCGCCTTTCGTACCTCGATCATCCTCGGTCTGCTGACCGCACTGATTTCGACAACGCTCGGCGTTCTGGCCAGTCTTGCACTGGTGCGCTACCGGGTGCCGGGGGCCAATGCGATCTCGACCCTTCTGATCGCGCCGATCCTGGTGCCCGAGGTGGTGCTGGCGGTGGCGCTGCTGCTGTTCCTGAACTTCCTTGGCATCAACAAGAGCTTTGGCCTCCTGCTGGCAGGTCACGTGATCTTCACGCTGCCCTTTGTGATCCTCGTGGTGCAGGCGCGGCTTGTGTCGATCAAGCGCGACGTCGAAGAGGCCGCGATGAGCCTTGGCGCCTCGCCAGTGCAGACCTTCTTTCAGGTCACGCTGCCCCTGATGCTGCCTGCCGTTCTGGCCGGGGGGCTCTTCGCCTTTACCATCAGTTTCGACGACATCACCGGCACTCTGTTCTGGAAGCCCGGCGGCGTGGAAACCGTGCCGACGCAGATCTTCGCCATGCTGAGAAACTCGATCAGCCCGGAGATCAACGCGCTGGGCACCGTGATGATCGTGATGACCGTTGGCCTGCCGCTCCTCGGTGCAGCCATCGCCCGGGCCATGGCCCGCAAAAGCGGCACGTAA
- a CDS encoding extracellular solute-binding protein, which yields MDNTTRYERARERYMNGDLDRRSFLGLIGAAGLAYGVSTPFAKYAHAATTEQVRFDGWGGVVSEAFRKHAFDPYTGKTGIKVVDGTFGGGDEYLSRVKASQPGEYNIAHLSGVFDYARYHALGLSSELNEANIPNLEYVIPKLVDVFRGVSGGKLSCVPYDYGTTGLAYNRKHISDDEMKEKGAKILIEEAYKGKIAGWSDWRTRMWYAALQTGQNPNEISDEEAAWDAVRTHRDLSLKYWGSGAELMSLLAEEEIYVTEAWSGRIFALQEQGHDIGYMDPPNGFGWQECLFVMKGSPMEACEELLNFMLAPETSIAVAEGQNYPTALDPTKVDLGDKIPTLPAFDPTGTLDGLTFADPDFWNGHEADWSKTFGRVQKGY from the coding sequence ATGGACAATACCACCCGGTATGAGCGCGCCCGCGAGCGCTATATGAACGGTGATCTGGATCGCCGCAGCTTTCTGGGGCTGATCGGCGCGGCGGGTCTGGCCTATGGCGTGTCTACGCCCTTTGCCAAATACGCGCATGCGGCGACCACCGAGCAGGTCCGGTTCGACGGCTGGGGCGGCGTTGTCAGCGAAGCCTTCCGCAAGCACGCCTTTGATCCCTATACCGGCAAGACCGGTATCAAGGTTGTTGACGGCACATTCGGCGGTGGCGACGAATATCTGTCGCGCGTCAAGGCCAGCCAGCCGGGCGAATATAACATCGCGCACCTGTCGGGCGTCTTCGACTACGCACGCTATCACGCGCTGGGCCTCAGCTCGGAACTCAATGAGGCCAACATCCCCAACCTCGAATACGTGATCCCGAAACTGGTCGATGTGTTCCGCGGCGTGTCGGGCGGCAAACTGTCCTGCGTTCCCTATGACTACGGCACCACCGGTCTGGCCTATAACCGCAAGCATATCTCGGACGACGAGATGAAGGAAAAAGGCGCCAAGATCCTGATCGAGGAAGCCTACAAGGGCAAGATCGCAGGCTGGAGCGACTGGCGCACCCGCATGTGGTACGCGGCGCTGCAGACCGGCCAGAACCCGAACGAGATTTCGGATGAAGAGGCAGCATGGGATGCGGTCCGCACCCACCGCGACCTCAGCCTGAAATACTGGGGTTCGGGCGCCGAACTGATGAGCCTTCTGGCCGAAGAAGAGATCTACGTCACCGAAGCCTGGTCCGGCCGCATCTTTGCGCTGCAGGAGCAGGGCCATGACATCGGTTACATGGATCCGCCCAACGGATTCGGCTGGCAGGAATGCCTCTTCGTGATGAAAGGCTCGCCGATGGAAGCCTGCGAAGAACTGCTGAACTTCATGCTGGCGCCGGAAACCTCGATCGCGGTGGCCGAAGGCCAGAACTACCCGACCGCGCTGGATCCAACCAAGGTCGATCTTGGCGACAAGATCCCGACCCTGCCGGCCTTTGACCCTACCGGCACGCTGGATGGTCTGACCTTTGCCGATCCGGACTTCTGGAACGGTCACGAAGCCGACTGGTCGAAAACCTTCGGTCGCGTCCAGAAGGGCTACTGA
- a CDS encoding ABC transporter ATP-binding protein gives MSSVTLNNIVKRFGTFTAVHQANLEIPEGAFVTLLGPSGCGKTTNLRMIAGLLDPSEGEILIGGKRVNDVPIHKRNLGIVFQNYALFPHKTVAENIAFGLKYRDVPKSDVARRVQEALDLVQLPDVGSRYPKELSGGQQQRIALARAIVIEPEVLLLDEPLSALDANLREDMRVELKRIQAQIGVTTVFVTHDQSEALAMSDKIVVMSAGRIEQVGTPEEVYNTPASEFVANFLGASNILAGTCVSRDAKAALLDVPLFGKVPVPADKAAAASEGAAAKLVLRAEKLVLMAPGSDTSGLVTAEAVVETVDYQGQTVRYFLRVGDTQLQAINMIDGRPFAEGQSVIAAFRPQDCAALAGA, from the coding sequence GTGAGTTCCGTCACCCTGAACAACATCGTCAAACGTTTTGGCACCTTCACGGCCGTGCATCAGGCCAATCTTGAAATCCCCGAAGGCGCTTTTGTGACGCTGCTGGGGCCGTCGGGCTGCGGCAAGACCACGAACCTGCGGATGATCGCGGGCCTGCTGGATCCGAGCGAGGGCGAAATCCTGATCGGTGGCAAGCGCGTCAACGATGTACCGATACACAAGCGCAACCTGGGGATCGTGTTCCAGAACTACGCCCTGTTCCCGCACAAGACCGTGGCCGAAAACATCGCCTTTGGCCTGAAATATCGTGATGTCCCCAAATCCGATGTGGCCCGCCGGGTGCAGGAGGCGCTGGATCTGGTGCAGCTGCCGGACGTGGGCAGCCGCTATCCCAAGGAACTGTCGGGCGGGCAGCAGCAGCGGATCGCGCTGGCCCGTGCCATCGTCATCGAACCCGAAGTGCTGCTGCTGGATGAACCCCTGTCGGCGTTGGATGCCAACCTGCGCGAAGACATGCGGGTCGAGCTGAAGCGCATTCAGGCCCAGATCGGTGTCACCACCGTCTTTGTGACCCATGACCAGTCCGAAGCGCTGGCCATGTCGGACAAGATCGTGGTGATGAGCGCCGGTCGCATCGAGCAGGTCGGCACCCCCGAAGAAGTCTATAATACCCCCGCCAGCGAATTCGTCGCCAATTTCCTTGGCGCCTCCAACATTCTGGCTGGCACCTGTGTGTCCCGCGACGCCAAGGCCGCGCTGCTGGACGTGCCGCTGTTCGGCAAGGTTCCCGTGCCCGCGGACAAGGCTGCCGCCGCCAGCGAAGGCGCCGCAGCAAAGCTGGTCCTGCGCGCAGAGAAGCTGGTGCTGATGGCGCCGGGCAGCGATACCTCTGGTCTCGTCACCGCCGAGGCCGTGGTCGAGACCGTTGATTATCAGGGGCAGACCGTCCGGTATTTCCTGCGCGTTGGGGACACCCAGCTACAGGCGATCAACATGATCGACGGCCGCCCCTTTGCCGAAGGGCAATCTGTCATCGCCGCATTCCGCCCGCAGGATTGCGCGGCGCTGGCTGGCGCCTGA
- a CDS encoding M20 family metallopeptidase: MTASTSRDGAISRVSSYFDEGTFQSDLAHWVTYPTESQNPEAAPELMRYLVEVIEPRLTASGFTCEIFPNPDPAGGPLLVGERIEDPALTTVLTYGHGDVIRAQTEQWREGLGPFTLVEEGDRLYGRGTADNKGQHLVNIAALEAVLAERGSLGFNVKIVIEMSEETGSAGLPEFFTAQKDRLKADVLIASDGPRLQPDTPTMFMGSRGGVSFDLELDLREGAHHSGNWGGLLADPAMILAHALTTICDRRGQIQIPEWRPDSLTDTVRAALDGLPLKGDSGPAIDSDWGETSLTPAERVFGWNSFAVLAMTSGVPEAPVNAIAPTARATCQLRYVVGTDPDDILPALRRHLDKHGFENIKVTPHDRGFFKATRLDPDHPWVTFVAGSLTETAGKKPHILPNLAGSLPNDSFADILGLPTVWVPHSYRGCSQHAPNEHVLKPVCRDALRCMTGLFWDLPQADADGTAAS, from the coding sequence ATGACCGCATCTACCAGCCGCGACGGCGCAATTTCCCGTGTCAGCAGTTATTTTGACGAAGGCACCTTTCAATCCGACCTGGCCCATTGGGTCACTTACCCGACCGAAAGCCAGAACCCCGAGGCCGCGCCTGAGCTGATGCGCTACCTTGTCGAGGTGATCGAGCCCCGTCTCACCGCCTCCGGGTTTACCTGCGAGATCTTCCCGAACCCCGATCCTGCCGGTGGCCCGCTCCTGGTCGGCGAACGGATCGAGGATCCGGCCCTTACCACCGTTCTGACCTATGGCCATGGCGATGTGATCCGCGCCCAGACCGAACAGTGGCGCGAAGGGCTGGGCCCCTTCACCCTGGTCGAGGAAGGCGATCGGCTTTATGGCCGCGGCACCGCCGACAACAAGGGCCAGCATCTGGTCAATATCGCCGCGCTGGAGGCCGTGCTGGCCGAACGCGGCAGCCTTGGCTTCAACGTCAAGATCGTGATTGAAATGTCCGAGGAAACCGGTTCTGCCGGTCTGCCGGAATTCTTCACCGCGCAGAAGGACCGCCTGAAGGCCGACGTTCTGATCGCCTCAGACGGGCCGCGCCTGCAGCCCGACACCCCCACCATGTTCATGGGCTCGCGCGGCGGTGTCAGCTTCGACCTTGAACTCGACCTGCGCGAGGGTGCGCATCACTCCGGCAACTGGGGCGGCCTGCTGGCGGACCCGGCGATGATTCTGGCCCACGCGCTGACCACCATCTGCGACCGCCGCGGCCAGATCCAGATCCCGGAATGGCGCCCTGACAGCCTGACCGACACCGTGCGCGCCGCGCTGGACGGCCTGCCGCTCAAGGGCGACAGCGGCCCTGCGATCGACAGCGACTGGGGCGAGACCTCGCTGACCCCTGCTGAGCGAGTCTTTGGCTGGAACTCCTTCGCGGTGCTTGCAATGACCAGCGGCGTGCCGGAAGCGCCAGTCAATGCCATCGCCCCAACCGCCCGCGCCACCTGCCAGCTGCGCTATGTGGTGGGCACTGATCCCGATGACATCCTGCCCGCACTGCGCCGCCATCTGGACAAACACGGGTTCGAAAACATCAAGGTCACCCCGCATGACCGTGGTTTCTTCAAGGCAACCCGGCTGGATCCCGATCACCCCTGGGTGACCTTCGTGGCCGGATCGCTGACCGAAACCGCAGGCAAGAAACCGCATATCCTGCCGAACCTTGCCGGATCCCTGCCGAACGACAGCTTTGCCGATATCCTGGGCCTGCCGACGGTCTGGGTGCCGCATTCCTATCGCGGATGCTCGCAACACGCCCCGAACGAACATGTTCTGAAGCCCGTCTGCCGCGACGCGCTGCGCTGCATGACCGGCCTGTTCTGGGACCTGCCGCAAGCGGACGCAGACGGCACCGCGGCCAGCTGA
- a CDS encoding GNAT family N-acetyltransferase, translated as MEIRFRPAGAQDVPALHWALTQLSQDLGDRHVAGEADLMRAGFGTDPAFGALLAEAGPPVAARTVGASLFSPVFSTVRGAAGVYVADLWVAADVRGQRLGQRLLAAVLQEAQSRWDARFLKLNVYDDSPDARRFYDRLGFKPAVSQTEMILDEAGCAALRGET; from the coding sequence ATGGAGATCCGGTTTCGCCCGGCAGGGGCGCAGGATGTGCCTGCGTTGCATTGGGCGCTGACGCAGTTGTCGCAGGATCTGGGCGATCGCCACGTTGCGGGGGAGGCTGATCTGATGCGCGCAGGGTTCGGTACTGATCCCGCCTTTGGCGCGCTACTGGCCGAGGCAGGCCCGCCTGTGGCGGCGCGCACGGTCGGGGCCAGCCTGTTCTCGCCGGTGTTTTCCACCGTGCGCGGGGCGGCCGGGGTCTATGTGGCCGACCTTTGGGTTGCGGCGGATGTGCGCGGGCAAAGGCTGGGCCAGCGCCTGCTGGCAGCGGTGCTGCAAGAGGCGCAGAGCAGATGGGATGCACGGTTTCTGAAGCTCAACGTCTATGACGACAGCCCGGATGCGCGCAGGTTTTACGACAGGCTCGGGTTCAAACCCGCCGTGTCGCAGACGGAAATGATACTGGATGAGGCCGGATGCGCGGCCCTGAGAGGAGAGACATGA